A window of Gadus chalcogrammus isolate NIFS_2021 chromosome 2, NIFS_Gcha_1.0, whole genome shotgun sequence genomic DNA:
ACTTCAAAAAGAAAAGGCTACTTAATTTCGTTGGGTTGATAAGTGGAAAAAGGGCAACAAGGCATAATTGCCCATCAAATCGGTTTGAGCATAGAGATGCTTTTGATCTTATTATGATTATATTTGGCTTTATAAAACCCAACCATTGTATTCAAGCAAGGTCTTATTGTCTTTAAAGATATGtgggtggctcttaaaagagccgttGTGGGTAGGTCGTTAAACACTTTTAGGCGCGTTCTCCACGGATACGGCGGGCGAGCTGGATGTCCTTGGGCATGATGGTGACACGCTTGGCGTGGATGGCGCACAAGTTGGTGTCCTCGAACAGACCGACTAGGTAGGCCTCACTAGCCTCCTGAAGAGCCATGACGGCGGAGCTCTGGAAGCGGAGGTCGGTCTTGAAGTCCTGGGCAATTTCTCTCACGAGGCGCTGGAAGGGAAGCTTGCGGATCAGCAGCTCGGTAGACTTCTGGTACCTACGGATCTCTCTCAGGGCCACGGTCCCGGGCCTGTAACGATGGGGCTTCTTGACGCCGCCGGTAGCCGGGGCGCTCTTGCGGGCAGCCTTGGTGGCGAGCTGCTTCCTTGGGGCTTTGCCACCGGTAGATTTACGCGCTGTCTGCTTGGTTCTGGCCATTTCTGCAAAGTCTTCAAGTTTGAAGGGTAACTTTACGCAGTAGAGCAAGGGTTTATATAGCCAGCCCCGGGACACTGCCACACGCTGATTGGTCATTGGAAAGACGCTGACAGCGAATAGGCGCTGTGTCCCATTGTATTTCCTCACACGCCCAGCTAGTGTGTTCATAATCAGGTCATACCATTCCCGCCTTTTATATTTGAATTTTGAATACCGTCATCTAACGTCTTATTTTGAAATAAAGTTTAACACAATACATTAAGTAAACAGAGCAAAGTCAGTATTTCTACAACCGTCTACAATCTATTTCTACAATCATCTACTGTTAACTCCGaagccataataataataataataataataataatacatttaatttagaggcgcctttcaagacagccaaggtcaccttacagagcatatggtcatgataaatcgtttaaaaaaaacaagacattgtggaaaaaataaataaacataaacttAATGTGGAGATAGTTATGTTTACAGAACACGGAACGTTTTCTGTTTAGTAGGCTATACTCTTATAAATCATTAGTTGAATGACGTTGTTTATCGAGGGCAAATGTGTAATAGTTGCTATACCTGTGCTACTTTGTAATGGAAATAATTGTCACGTTTTTCCGGCGAGAAGCTAAAGTAATATTAACGTAGGTTAATGTTGGTGCAGTTTCATCATGGACCCTATTTTATATAGACTAACAAATATCACTCAATATCAACAAAAATTACGATTGTTGTAGGATTTATATATTCGTTGCACCCTATTTAATAGGGTTCAACGAAACACCCACCACTACATTTCTGCCCTAAATAGTGGAAAACCTTGATTTATAAAATCATAACATACAACATTAATGGATGGTCGTTTCATAGGATTTGGGCTCTTTGAGTCAGGtgggtggctcttaaaagagcctttGGGGTTTTCAACAAAAACTAAATGTGATCATCTACTTCTTCTTGGGGGCTGCCTTCTTCGCTGCTTTGGGCTTGGCCGCCTTCTTCGCCGGGGATTTCTTTGCGACGGGCTTGGGTGCCTTCTTGGGGCTCTTCTTGGCTGCTACCTTCTTGGCCACCACCTTCTTGGGGCTCTTCTTCGCCACCGCCTTCTTGGCCACAGCGGGTTTCTTAGCCTTCTTGGGGGTAGTAATTTTCTTCACGGAGGTCTTCTTTGCTACGGCTTTCTTGGCTTTCTTTGGGGTAGCCTTCttgacggcggcggcgggcttCTTGACAGCAGCCTTCTTGGCTTTAGGGGCAGCAGCCTTCGCCGCTGGCTTCTTCGCGTCCTTGCTGATCTTGAAAGACCCAGATGCTCCGATACCCTTGGTGTGGACCAGGGTTCCCTTTTCCAGCAAGCTTCTGATGGCGACCTTGATGCGGGTGTTGTTCTTCTCCACATCGTAGCCATCGGCGGCCAAAACCTTCTTAAGTGCTGGCAGAGAAACTCCGCTTCTCTCTTTGGAAGCGGACACGGCTTTCACGATCAGATCGCTGACACTGGGTCCGACCTTCTTCGGCCTGGCCACCGCCTTCTTCTTGGTCGCTTTCGCCGGTGCGGCGGCAGCAGCTACTGGAGGAACTTCAGTCATCTTCTCGGTTGGTTTAGTATCAAGAGTTTGAAACTGAGTATTGTCTGACTGGCGCTTGTGGGCTGTCCTTATACACGCAGTGAGAACCGTACAGACTCAACCGGTGAGGAGTTTTGCTGTGAGGGAGAAAGATGTGTCGTTTGTGTTTCCTCCTCATTTTTATCGAGCTATAACTTACACACGATATCATTATTTTACACTTCTCGTTAACAAACTACAAGAAGAGATGTTTATGTTGAACCTTGCAGAGCTATAAGTGCCATGGATGTCGAAAAGAATTCTAAAAAACCGTATCTCTACACGTGACGTGATTTTGGTATCAATCTGTTTTCTCGGATATCTGTTTTTAATAATGCCTTTCTATTCTAATAATGCAGACAATCCTTTTTTATATGACACACACTTCTGATTAACAATTGGCAGCGAGCAACATATCCCGTGTGTCTGTACTTTACATTAAAAAGCACGTAGAAAGTAGCTGGTAAACACACGCGGTAGTAAGGCTTGCTGTATACCAGCCAGCTCATTATACACATAGATTCCTCTTATAATTTTTGCtgttagatgttttttatataCGTTTTGAGTGTTGTTACAAATACATTGCAGGCCTTCTTTCCTCAACGAGTTCAGACAAATTATGAAGAAACATGGTCTTATTTTAGGCCAATATGATTCTTTGAATGTgcatgttgtaggcctactattcAAGATGATTGAAATGAGCTTGTTTGGAGACATGGCAAAATAATTAACGCCTCAATTTTGGTTTTATAGCATGGATTAAAGCGTGAATAGGTGGTCGACCGAAAAAAATCATACTTGCTGTATCCTACAAATAAAATGGTATTCATATTTTGAAGGGCCTATCATAAGCTTCAGATGAATAACAATAACACTATTTAGGGATTGGTATTTGTAGATTATCACAATAAATTGATATATAGCATAGGCAGGACATCCATAATAAAACTAAAAGCATAGAATCCTCAAAATATGAGGATAAAATGTAACCCCTCCTTCCTTGAGCAAGTTATTATCCCAGAGTTCGATTCGACATGAAACAGCCAGTGCACCCAAAACCATGTgctgtatacattttttaaacgtGGTAGTGTTATATATGACCATGATCATCATCGTAATATCACTGTTAATAAAATACgttttttgaaaaaataaatcagtTTTTGCCATTCTCCCAAAATACAATCTAAACGTTCCACTCGGCTGTAAATGGAGGCAGCATTTGTTTTGTGATCTCCGAGTGCTTCTGCCAAGGCCCGGCGGCGGCCGAcaaaaaaactgaacctaaaaacCATACGCAATGAAAATGTTATTTTAGTCGAGGCGACCAACTGTTTTTGTTGCCCTCTTCGGGCAATCGCATTTATCCAGGCCCATGCACCACTGAGTGGTAAGCTCAGGAGCACCCACTGGTATTGTCCTGAACTTTTTGTGAAATAGGTAGTGAACCCAGTCACAACGTGCCTTCTAAAACATAAATACAATTGAAGCCTATACATCAGTCAGTAAAAACATGTCCAGTAGAGAACATGATCATTGAGTGGAGGAAGGCTCTTTTAAGCGGAATTGGGTGGTCCTTAAAAGGACCGTTTGGGTTGCATTCGTGGGTCGATTTTACTTGGAGCTGGTGTACTTTGTCACAGCCTTGGTGCCCTCAGACACGGCGTGCTTGGCCAGCTCACCGGGGAGTAGCAGGCGGACGGCGGTCTGGATCTccctggaggtgatggtggagcgctTGTTGTAGTGAGCAAGGCGAGAGGCCTCACCGGCGATGCGCTCGAAGATGTCGTTGACGAAGGAGTTCATGATTCCCATCGCCTTGGAGGAGATGCCAGTGTCGGGATGGACCTGCTTCAACACCTTGTAAACGTAGATGGCGTAACTCTCCTTCCTGGTCTTTCTGCGTTTCTTGCCTCCCTTGACGGCAGTCTTGGAGACGGCTTTCTTTGAGCCCTTCTTGGGCGCGGGTTTTGCTACAGCATCAGGCATGATTGGAGTCGATGCGGATACTCAGTCACCCTCTGAATCCCATTTTTAAGCAAGTCACATGCAAATGTTACTGTGGACCTCCCTCTATGTGGTTGGCTAAGATTTCCGGTGTTACTGCGCATGCGCTGTCTTAAACGCGCGGATGCATTGAATAGATGTTGATATCCATAATACAGATTGTTCACAGGTCCATTTTGGAACATGGGCCCTATACCAAGTCTACTGGTTTGGCATATTACTTTGTTTCGTGCAATGCCTTTTCTATGCAGTGCTGTTTGTAAACTTTGGCTGGTGAAAGCCTGCTGTGATTTTCCCAGATTTTGCAAAATAAACACCCGCCCAAAAGGCACTGCTACGTTTTCCTGTATACATGTATACAATTAGAATACATTAAGCTAAAATTCAATTCTATCCAAATTTTGTTTCTAAATCTTAATACTAAATCAAAATGCTCAATcgtgtatataaatataaatcctAAATCAAAGCTAAATATAAATCCTAAATCGAATTCAACATTTCTATAAACATTTCTGCTAAATCTATATGCTTTATCTTAAATCTAACAATGAGCTTCAGTGcgaagtgaggttgaaaatgtttTAGCAAAGCCAGATAGTTACAGACGTAAAGAAATGTTTAAATCAAGTGTAGGAAGTTGAAGAGTAACTGGAGTAAACAATATAATgcagttttaaaaaaaagaaagaatgggAGGGAAACAAAAAGTTTCCCCCTGCCCAAAGGATCTTTATTTCTACCTTGGTATACTGTGCTATACTGTGATCTCTGGCAGTCTACAAGCAGGTGCTCAACTGATTCATCTTCATCACAATTATGAATCGGGCATTTAACAGTTTTAACGAAACAGCTCCACTTTACCACTGCTCTAACTGCTAGTCTCCTTACTGAGACCAGCCACATTACGTCTTATTTTTTTCAGATATAGTTTTgctccaaatgtttttcagacacATCTGCTTTTCAGTATCCTCTAGATATTTATAGGGGAAAATGTCACCATATAAGTCATTacacacaataatatatattttttactggGCGTTCCAAGCCAGTCAATATTCAGATGTACCGATTTCTCCATTAAGATCACCATACATTACTTTAAAATAAGGCAGTGAACTTCTAGCACGACCCCTCTTTTTGGTCCAGCTCAAGGCCTCACCTATCCAAACAGCCTTTCTTTTAAAACCAGATGCaatgtttttaataaaatgCAATTCTTAATTTTAGCCCCAGGTCCACAGCTCCGAGCCCCCCGTTTTTTTTGCATAAAAGCTCTCTTTTTGTAAACTCCCTTGTGGTTCCCCAAATGAAATGCTAACTGATTTACCTGAAAGAGCTACAGTCAAAATCATCCCTCTTGTGACTCTCCATTTAACAGCATTGTCACCACCCGCCACACCATCAGACACTGATTGCAGCATAGCAGACACTGAGATCCTGTCGACTGTAGGAGCATCACCATTGCTAAGACAACAGTGGCCAGAGTTTTTTGACACACCCAATTTCTCAGTTGATGTTGGGTATAGACTCAGACAGGTAGATCTTGCCTTTATGAAAGATGGAACACGTATGACTCTACCAAGAGATATGAAGCATGACATACTAGAAAAGCTTGCTGAAAGGATGTACAGTTTCAAGGCTTAACCTGAAGATGATGACTTCAGCAGTGTTGCAAAAGCACTGATTAGCAAACACCCCTGCCTCTCTGAACCTGGACCACACAGATGGTATGGCTGGAAAAACAGCCTTAAATTTAAGATGGCCAATTATCGCACAAAGCTTCGAAAAGCTGGATGTGAAGATGTAAAAATCCATGGAGGCAAAAGAAGTAAAGGCAACCCAGAGGGAGAATCCTCAAGCAACAATATCAAACAGCCAAAAAGAGGTGAAGCAAACTACCTGCCTAACTTACCTAAAGGACATGATGAAACGTGTGTCAGGAAGGCCCTCCGAATCATTtgggaccccagccaccccaaccagaaactgtttgagctactgccgtcagggaggcggtaccaaagcctaagggccaaaacccagaggatgacaagcagttttttcccccaagcagtcagactcctggaaaaacacactacgccccaaccatccacacgcacaccacaacaacagactggtgttactttttagtattattgatgctgctacttacttatttatttatttatttttactttgttccttttcatatggtttcttattcttattcttatttattgTATCTTttactgttgctgctatgtgaatgttgaggaaccaagcctaagatttTTACTCTTGAGTACTGTACTaaaagatgtaataaaagtgattctgattctgattctgaaacAAGCCTTGAAAATGCCAGAATGGTTCTCGTGGaagaaatgaagaaaaaacaacCAAATGGCAATCTCATTCTCATTTAACAAATGACGGACCAATCATTCCCACTACGCAGACAAGAAATTGTAAAAAAGGAGCCTGCAGCACATGAGCTGGATGGTAAGTAGGTTAATTTTGCTTTTGATCTGTATGATAGTTCATCGATCAAGTTCTAAATGAGATGATCCAGACCAACCTATTTTATTTCCTGTCTGCTTGTGCCTTGCAAATTACACTGTTAACTGGTATTTTCTCTGTGTATCATTAGACACCAGACGTGACAGTACTTCACTCTGTTGTCCTCAAAGGCATTCCCATTTTACTCGGTGATGACTCCAGCGAAATTCTTCAAGACCTGCTCTGTAAGTACTTGCACGTAAGAAAAAGTTTGGTCTGCATTAATATAAATTATACCCGTGTTGACAGAAGATCTAATTATATCTGCTCAATTTACATTTTGTACAGTAATTGATGTATTTTGTATAGTTATACCAAGAAATCATTTGTTCTGCCGTGTATTCTAGCATCCGTTTAATTAGCCTTGACACTAATGCAACTAGTCCCACAACACGGAATGAATTCAGCATTGGCATCTTAATACAGCGTGGAGTAGCTCTTAAGAATGCATTTGGGTGGTCCTTAAAAGGACCGTTTGTTTGGTTGAATGGTGAGGTCTACTTGGAGCTGGTGTACTTGGTCACCGCCTTGGTGCCCTCAGACACGGCGTGCTTGGCCAGCTCACCGGGGAGCAGCAGGCGGACGGCGGTCTGGATCTccctggaggtgatggtggagcgctTGTTGTAGTGAGCCAGGCGGGAGGCCTCACCGGCGATACGCTCGAAGATGTCGTTGACGAAGGAGTTCATGATCCCCATCGCCTTGGAGGAGATGCCGGTGTCGGGGTGGACCTGCTTCAGCACCTTGTAGACGTAGATGGCATAGCTCTCCTTCCTGGTCTTGCGGCGCTTCTTGCCGCCCTTAACTGCGGTCTTGGAGACGGCCTTCTTGGAGCCCTTCTTGGGCGCGGGTTTTGCTACC
This region includes:
- the LOC130370158 gene encoding histone H3, whose amino-acid sequence is MARTKQTARKSTGGKAPRKQLATKAARKSAPATGGVKKPHRYRPGTVALREIRRYQKSTELLIRKLPFQRLVREIAQDFKTDLRFQSSAVMALQEASEAYLVGLFEDTNLCAIHAKRVTIMPKDIQLARRIRGERA
- the LOC130370108 gene encoding histone H1-like: MTEVPPVAAAAAPAKATKKKAVARPKKVGPSVSDLIVKAVSASKERSGVSLPALKKVLAADGYDVEKNNTRIKVAIRSLLEKGTLVHTKGIGASGSFKISKDAKKPAAKAAAPKAKKAAVKKPAAAVKKATPKKAKKAVAKKTSVKKITTPKKAKKPAVAKKAVAKKSPKKVVAKKVAAKKSPKKAPKPVAKKSPAKKAAKPKAAKKAAPKKK
- the LOC130370280 gene encoding histone H2B 1/2-like yields the protein MPDAVAKPAPKKGSKKAVSKTAVKGGKKRRKTRKESYAIYVYKVLKQVHPDTGISSKAMGIMNSFVNDIFERIAGEASRLAHYNKRSTITSREIQTAVRLLLPGELAKHAVSEGTKAVTKYTSSK
- the LOC130370296 gene encoding histone H2B 1/2, giving the protein MPEVAKPAPKKGSKKAVSKTAVKGGKKRRKTRKESYAIYVYKVLKQVHPDTGISSKAMGIMNSFVNDIFERIAGEASRLAHYNKRSTITSREIQTAVRLLLPGELAKHAVSEGTKAVTKYTSSK